In the Spirochaetota bacterium genome, AAGGACATCTTCATCGCCATGGATCCCGCCTCGAGCGAGTTTTACGACGATAAAAAAAAGAAGTACATTTTCTCAAAGAGCGACAAGAGCGAGCGCGACAGCGCGCAGATGGTGGATTTTTATACCAAGTGGGTTGAAGCGTACCCGATAATATCCATCGAGGACGGGCTCGCACAGGACGACTGGGACGGATGGAAGCTCATGACGGATAAGCTGGGCGGGAAAATCCAGATCGTGGGCGACGATCTGTTCGTGACCAACACCGAGCGGCTCAGGATGGGGATACAGAAGGGCATCGCCAATTCCATCCTCATCAAGGTCAACCAGATAGGCTCCCTCACCGAGACGATCGACGCCATCCAGATGGCAATGAAGGCCGGGTATACGGCCGTGGTATCGCACCGCTCCGGCGAGACCGAGGATACGACCATAGCCGACCTGGTGGTGGGCATGAACGCGGGCCAGATTAAGACGGGCTCCGCGTCGCGCACCGACCGCATCGCGAAGTACAACCAGCTCCTGCGCATCGAGGAGGAACTGGGGGACATGGCGGTATACGGGGGAAAAGAGGTTTTTTACAGCATTGCTAAAGTCAAATAGGCTCACGCTGTTCATACTCGTATTCGCGCTCTCGACGATCTACTTTTTCGTGTTCGGCGAGAGCGGGATCATCATGCGCATGGAGCTTTCCCGCCAGCGGGGCCGTCTCGTGGAGCGCATAGACGATCTCAAGGACGAGGGACAGCGGCTTAAAAACCTTTACGGGAAATACAGAAAGGGAGAGATGAACCGCGAGGAGGCGCGCATCGCGGGATTCATAGAACAGGGAGAGCGTATCGTTTTCGTAAGAGGTGGTCCGATAGACCAGGCGGCCCGTGCGGGGGACGCGAAGGAAGACGGAACGTACGCGAACCTGGACCACCTGCGGATTCTCTGGGTGGTGATATCCGTCCTGGCGGTATTCTTATTTCTTGCCAGGATGCACAGGAAGCCGGAAGACCCGGCGGCATTATGAGTTCGAACCAGATTACAGATTGTATGAACGAAATCAAGCCGGAGCGGTTCCCCAGCACTCCCCGCGATGAGCGGGTCATTCGCTGGCAGCTGGGCCGGGACGATATCTTCCTGGGCGGTGTCGTCGAACGGTGCGATTATGGATTCCCCCGTATAATGCTCCTTAACCCGCTGCCGTCCGATGAAACCCGGGGAGGGGTGCGTTACGAGGCGGTGACCAATATCATCTGGCTGACATGCCCCTTCCTTAACGAATGTATCCACGAATTGGAGCAGGAAGGGTATATCGAAAAGGTGTCGGCGCTCATTGGCGGGGATCTCGAGTTGAGAACTAAAATGGAAGCCGCCCACGCGCGCTTCTACTATCTTCGAAAGAATTTTTACAAGCGGTATTTCGGAACCGCGCCGGAAGAGGACCGCGCGAGCGTTTTCAATGTGGGCATCGCCGGCATTAGGGACATCGGGGCGATCAAGTGCCTGCATGCGCATTTTGCCCATTTTCGGATTTGTGACGACAATGTCGCGGGCGTGATCACGTCCCGCCTGCTGAACGACAAAATAAATTGCGACGAGGTACGGTGCCGCAATGCTGGTTAAACCCTGCGAGCCTCTTATCATCAAGAATTTAAAAAAAGACGGATCCCTGGGGGAAGAGGTGATCGCGGGGGCCGTGCACACCCTCGCCTCCGGGGGAATTGCGATTCTTCCTATAGACAACATCTACGCTGCGGCAGGAATAGCGTCACCGGACATGGAGGCGCGAATCTCCAAACTGATAAAACGATCCAAGAAACGCTATATCCGGCTCATTTCGAATTTTAAAATGCTCGACAACCTGGCCGAATTTTCGAAGGAAGATTATGATTTTCTCAATCGCGTCTGGCCGGGGGAGGTGACCGTCATTTTAAAAAGCAAGAATGCGGACAACCCCCAGGGCACCATCGCGGTGAGATACCCGCGGAGCAAATACGTCCAGGCCATTATAAGCCGCGTGGACGCCCCCCTGGTCTTCGCGAACCTCTACAAGGGCGCAGGGAAGCAGCCCGTGTACCGGAAGGCGGAGATACTCAAGCTTTCGCAGGGCGCGGACCTTTCCCTGATCGTGGAAGAACTTTGCCGGAGGCACCAGCTGTCGAGTCTCATCGATATCAGCACGCACGTCCTCGAAATTCTCAGGGAAGGACGGGTCTCCGCGGACGAGATACGGTCATTGTACTTTGTCGGGCGCGATAACGCGGAAGAAGGGGCCGATTAACGATCATCCCAGGCGCGCTATATCCAGGTACAGGTGTATCGTACCAAAAATCCTGACCCTGCCCCGTATAAAACCCGGTTCCCGGCGCGGCTGGATGCGCTCGCGGAGAAAGTCCCGCCGCGCGCCGATTTTCCTGCCGACTCGCGTGGCGGCGAGGGCGATCCGGTGGTCCCTCTCACGAAGGATTAAATACGATTCCGGGGGCGCAGAATTCCGGGGAGCCCGAAAGAAGAGATCGGTGACCGGGATTGAACTGGACCCGGACATGACCCCGTATCGGGCGCTTCCCTCCATGGGAATGATATCGGCATCGCTGAAAACGATTCTCTCCATCGTGTCGTAGGACGAAATAAACCAGCTTCCATTCCTCTCGAAACATATCCACCGGAAAGGCATCTCGTCCGGATTCGCCGTCGATCGCGCATCGGAAGCCTGCTGGTCCAGCGGGCGGCCGGCATGTTCGAGCCGTGGGAAGCGGCTTATCTGCTGTTCGCGCAACTCGATCGTTTTCGCATGGAGAAAATGCATAAGGTTGAAATCAATACCCTCGTGCGTATAACGTTTCCTGTAGTCTTCCAGCAGGGCCTTCAACCTTAGAATGTATTCATGACCCGTCAGTGAATTGTAATGAGAATAAATGGAAGAAAGGATGTCCAGTTGGCCAACTATGGTGCCGTAGATTTCATCGAAATCGAAGTATTTCTCCTCGAGCCTGATAAGCGTTTTTTCAAGCTTCTCCGAGATTTCATGCACTACCTGCAGATTTCCCTGCCAGAATTCGCGGTACTTTTCATAATACGGCCCGTACCCGTTTTCTCCCGGGATCAGCGTATCGGCTGATTGACTGAAATATTTTTCCATGCGCGATTCCAATAGAAGCCTATCGGGTTGATTTTTCAAAGTCAATCATTTTGCACTCCAGTGAGCAGGCGCTCACTGGAATCCCGCGCGGGATTCCGGCTCCGTGTGGAAAATTTTTTCCTTGTTATCTGTTGGAAAGATGTTATTTATTAATATAATGGGGTGATTTGGTCAATCGGCGTGACATAAGGGAACACTGCGAATTAATCTGGTTAATTGTTGAAAATATGTTGAATTAAATCATCCCTACTAAAGTAATTGCTACAGCTTTTTGAATACATACATGGGGCGCCGGCGGAGCAGAACCTGGGGGTGTGAAACATGCATTCCCGGGCTTGTACGTCAGCGCGGGGATTATTAAAGAACTGAAAAAATTTTAAAATAGAAGGGGTGCGTCATGTCGGAAACGAAAAAAGAAATGAAATCGATGGACGGCAACATGGCCGCGGCGCATGTTGCGTACGCGTTTACCGAGGTGGCGGCGATTTATCCCATTACTCCTTCGTCACCCATCGCCGAATACATTGACGACTGGGCGGCCGCCGGGAAGCGGAATATTTTCGGAAATGTCATCCGTGTGGTCGAACTGCAGTCCGAGGCGGGAGCGGCGGGGGCCGTTCACGGCGCGCTGCAGTCAGGGGTCCTGTCGAGCACCTATACCGCGTCCCAGGGTCTCCTCCTGATGATCCCCAACATGTACAAGATGTCGGGGGAGTTGCTGCCCGCGGTCCTTCATGTCACCGCGCGTTCGCTCTCCACCCATGCCCTTTCGATTTTTGGAGACCATTCCGACGTTTACGCAGTGCGCCAGACCGGTTTTGCGATGCTCGCGAGCGGGAGCGTCCAGGAGGTGATGGACCTGGGAAGCGTGGCGCATCTCGCGGCCATAAAAGGGCGTGTCCCGTTCCTGCACTTCTTCGACGGGTTTCGCACCTCCCACGAGATCCAGAAAATCGAGGTCATCGATTACAACCAGCTCGCGGGGCTGCTGGATTATACCGCGCTCGAGGAATTCAGGCACAGGGCCCTCAATCCGGAAAATCCGGTTACACGCGGTACGTCGCAGAACCCGGACATCTATTTCCAGATGCGCGAGGCCTCGAACAGGTATTACGACGCCATCCCCGACATGGTCGAAGGATACATGCGGGAGATCAGCAATATTACGGGACGCGAATACCTGCCCTTCAATTATTACGGCGCGAAGGACGCGGAATACGTCATCGTCGCCATGGGCTCGGTGACCGAGACGCTCAAGGAAGTGATCGACGTGCTTGTGAGCCAGGGCGAAAAGGTGGGCCTGCTCTCGGTGCACCTGTACCGACCGTTCTCGAAGAAATACTTCATGAAAGTCATCCCCAGCACGGTGCGCCGTATTGCGGTGCTGGACAGGACCAAGGAGCCGGGCGCCAACGGCGGACCTCTTTACCGGGAGGTAAGGGAAATTTTTTATACCGCGGACAAGAGCCCGATCGTCGTGGGCGGCATCTATGGCCTTTCCTCTAAGGACGTGACGCCGGGCAGGCTCCTGCCGGTGTTCGACAATCTCAAATCGTTCGAGCCCAAGAACTTCTTCACCGTAGGCATTATCGACGACGTAACCTTCAGATCGCTGCCCATTGGTGAGCAGAGGTACCTTGGGCCCAAGAACACCTTCGCCGCGAAGTTCTACGGCTTAGGCGCGGACGGAACGGTGGGTGCGAATAAGAACTCGATGAAAATCATCGGAGACAATACCGGCCTCTACGCGCAGGCGTATTTTGCGTATGACGCGAAGAAATCAGGCGGACTCACCGTGTCGCATCTCCGGTTCTGCAAGGATCCGATCAAATCGACGTACCTCATTCATCACCCGAGCTTTGTGGCGTGTCACGTGCCGTCGTACATCTACCAGTACGACGTCCTGGACGGCCTGGATCGCGAGGGAACCTTCCTCCTTAACAGCATCTGGGACGCCGAGGAGACCAAGCGGCGACTCCCGGACCGGATGAAGAAATACCTGGCGGATTACGAGATCAAGTTCTATGTCATCAACGCGACGAAAATCGCCGAGGACCTTGGCCTGGGCAACAGGACGAATTCGATCATGCAGGCGGCGTTCTTCAAGCTTTCCGGCGTCATCGAATACGAGAAGGCCGTCGAGTACATGAACAAGGCGATAAAGAAGAGCTACGGCCTTAAGGGCGAGCATGTCGTCAAGATGAACATCGACGCCATCGCGCACGCAGCCGAAGGACTAATCAAGATCGAGATACCCTCCGAATGGAAGAATATCAGCCTTCTGAAGTCGAATAACATATTCGGCAAGAAGAGCTTTGTAAACAAGGTGTTCGAGCCCATGAACGTCCAGGAGGGAAACCAGCTTTCCGTAAGCGCGTTCATTGACCGCCCGGATGGGACATTCCCGCAGGGAACGGCGGCGCTGGAAAAGCGCGGGATCGCGGTCAAGGTGCCCGAATGGATACCCGCCAATTGCATACAGTGTAACCAGTGTTCGTACGTGTGCCCGCACGCGGTAATCCGCCCGTTCCTTCTGGATGCAAAGGAGGCCGCGAGCCTTCCCGGCGGCATTCCGGTGCTGGATGGAAAGGGGAAGGACCTTGATGCCTACAAATTCCGTATCCAGGTGAGCGTACTCGACTGTACAGGGTGCGGCAATTGCGCCGATATCTGCCCGGCCAAGGAGAAGGCGCTCGTCATGATGCCATTGGACAGCCAGCTTGACCAGGCCAATAACTGGATGCACATGCACCATAATGTCACCTACAAAGACACCGTACTGCCGAAGACCACCATTAAGGGAAGCCAGTTCGCCCAGCCGCTCTTCGAGTTTTCGGGCGCGTGTTCCGGCTGCGGTGAAACGCCGTATATCAAACTCCTGACCCAGCTTTTCGGTGATCGCATGATGATCGCCAATGCCACGGGATGCTCCTCGATCTACGGCGGAACCGCGCCCTCCACGCCCTATACCGTGAACGCGAAGGGGCGGGGACCCTCGTGGGCAAGCTCTCTTTTTGAGGATGCCGCGGAATATGGGTATGGCATGTACCTGGGCGTCGAGCACATGAAGCAGCGGATCATCGACCTGACGAAAAAATTCCTGGAAGGCGGGTTATCCCCCGAGACGAAACTGGCGCTGGGGGAATGGATTGAAAACAGAAACGATGCTCAGAAGAGCATCGAGATAACCGCGCGCCTTATTCCCCTGCTTGAGGCCGAGAGCGACAACAGCGCGAAAGAGATCCTGAGCCTCCGCCAGTATCTCATCAAGAAGTCGGTGTGGTCTATCGGCGGGGACGGCTGGGCGTACGATATAGGGTTTGGCGGACTGGATCACGTTATCGCCAGCGGTGAAGACATTAATCTGCTCGTGCTCGATACCGAGGTGTACTCGAACACCGGCGGCCAGTCCTCGAAATCGACCCCCACGGCGGCTGTTGCCAAATTCGCAGCGGCGGGCAAAAGGATCCGTAAAAAGGACCTGGGCATGATGGCGATGTCCTACGGCTACGTGTATGTCGCGCAGATCGCGATGGGGGCCAGCCAGATGCAAACGCTGCGGGCGATACAGGAAGCGGAGGCCTATCCCGGCCCCTCGCTCGTAATCGCGTATTCCCCGTGCATCAACCACGGGTTGCGGAACGGAATGGGAAAATCCCAGAAGGAAGAAAAGCTCGCGGTCGAGTCCGGGTATTGGGCCACGTACCGCTTCAATCCGCTTCTCGAAAAAGAGGGAAAGAATCCCTTTACGCTCGATTCCAAGGAACCGGACTGGACAAAATTTCAGGACTTCCTGTCCGGCGAGGTCCGATATTCTTCGCTTAAAAAGCAGTTTCCCGAAGCGGCGGACGAGCTTTTCCAGGCGGCCGAGACGAACGCGAAATGGCGCTACAATTCCTATCGCCGGCTCGCGGCATTGGATTACTCGAAGTAGCAACAGCCGCACGGGGAATACACGCACCAAAACCGAAGGCGCGGATATATATCCGCGCCTTCGGTTTTGGTGACTGATTTAATAAAATAAAATGAACCCGCGATGCCGTGTAGGAGGCGAATCTTTTGAACCTGTTATTACAGGTGGGTTCCCGCACGCGTACCTCGGTCTACTCTTTGAGGAGCATGACCTACACACGCAAATCTTGAGATCCCAGATTCTCTAGTGTTGGTTCAAAAATTATGGTCCCTAAGCGCGAACATCGCAGGCTCAGTGATAATAAACAGGATGCCCCATCCGCTATCAACAAAAAATTGCCGCGCTCCATTTTTTAATTGAACTGCTGCGGCTTTTCATTGATAAAGCGCTGAGTTACATTATAACTGGTTCAAAATGAGATATGGACGAATACATCGGTGCAAAGGTGCGGCCGGTTTTTTTATAGTGGCTGTCGCGTTGTGCGTATTCCTTGCATCGGAGGCGGTGCCGTTCGGGAAGAACAAGGTCAACAAGGACACCTTTCAGTGGAATATCCTGAAAACGATTCATTTTGACGTGTATTATCCCTCCGGCATGGAGGATCTGGCCGTGCGCTCCGCGCAGTATGCCGAGGAAGGATATGCCCACCTTGCCGACTACCTCCGCCATGAATTGACGCAGACAATCCCGGTAATCATTTATCCCTCGCATATCGCGTTCCAGGAAAACAACATCCTTCTCGAAATTATCGGCGAAGGCACCGGGGGTTTCACCGAGGCGTTCAAGAACCGGGTCGTGGTCCCCTTCACGGGATCCTACGCCGATTTTCACCATGTGCTTGTCCACGAGCTGACCCACGCCTTCCAATATAACATGCTTTTCGACGACCAGTCCGGGGCGCGCATGTCCTCGCTTTCATTCGGGGGAATGCCATTGTGGATGATGGAGGGGATGTCGGAATATCTCTCGATCGGCTACGACGAGACCGCGGACATGGTGATGCGCGACATCATCTACAATGAAAAATACGCTACGCTCATGGACCTTACCAGGATGCACGTGCGCAGCCCGTACCTGTTCTACAAGGAAGGGCAGGCGTTCTATTATTTCCTGGAAAAACAATACGGAAAGCAGAAAATCGGCGAGCTTTTCAGGGACGTGCGCGATGTGGGCGATATCGACGAAGCCTTCAAGACCGCGACGGGGAAAAATCTTGAGGACCTGAACCAGGATTGGATTCGCTTCTATAAGAAGCGGTATTACCCGGTCGTGAAGGGAAAGGTTTTCGACGAGGAGGAGGGCGAGCAGCTCACGTTTCACCTTAAAACCGAATCATCGTTCAACGTGTGCCCGGCGGTGTCTCCCGACGGCAAACGCATCGCCTTCATAACGAACATGGATATTTATTCCGCCATCTCGATCGTCACCATCGAGAAAAAAGAGGAGCGGAAGGTGAAAACCGTCCTCATGGGGGATACCAGCGCGAAGTTCGAGGGCATGCACCTGCTCTCGAACAACCTGTCCTGGTCCAGGGACGGGAAGGTGCTTGTGTTCGTCGCGCAGTCCGGCGGCCGCGACGTTATCTTTCTCATCGATCCCGAAGAGGGCGGAATCCGCGACGAGATCGCGCTTCCCTTCCGCGCGGTCATGGATCCCTCGCTGTCCCGGGACGGCACGCTCATCGCGTTTTCGGCGCAGGACAACCTCTCCACCGACATATATATTTTCGATCTTAAATCGCGCGCGCTCACGCGGGTCACCCGCGACGCCTTTACCGACCGCTACCCGGTCATCTCGCCGGACAACCGGCATGTGCTGTTCTCATCGACGCGGGGCGACGGCCGTGACGCGGCCGCCGACAATTTCGACATCCATCGCGTGGACATGGCATCCGGAGATCGCACGGTGCTCGTGAAGTCGGCAGGGAGCGACCTCCAGGCGGATATCGCGCCGGATGGAAAGAGCATTGTCTTTATCTCGAACAGGTCGGGCATTTATAATGCGTACCGGTACAAGCTTGATTCGGGCGAGGAGGCGAAGGTCACCGACGTGCTGTGCGGCATTTTTTATCCGCGCTGGTATCCGGACGGAACCAGGCTCGCCTTCGTGGGTTACCAGAACCTTGGGTACGACATCTTCGTCAAGGAATTCGACGAGAAGAAGCTCAAACCCGCGACGGACGAGCGCGACACGGAGTATATCCGCCATGATTTTCCTTCTCCCTATTTTCCTATGGGGCAGGCGATTTTCGACGATTACACGACCAGGATCAGTCCCGATTATCTGTTTTTCGGCATAGGGGGCACTATAGGATACGGGTTCGCCGGGTTTGCGCGCATGGGGATTTCGGACTACCTGGGCGACCACCGGATCGAGCTTACCACGGATTATCTTAACTATTCGGGAAGCCAGTCGGACATAAATTTCGACGCGGCGTATTATTACCTCAAGTACCGGTGGGACTTCGGCGTGGGAATGTTCCGGCAGCGCAATCCGTACGGAATATTCACCCTTTCGAGCGTCAACGACCTCATTCATAATGTCTATGCCAGCACGCTCTACGTGAATCACTACGGGGCATACGCGGTCGCGAGCTACCCCTTCTCGAAATTCTTCCGCTTCGGCCTGCGCGCCACATCGAGCAGGTATGAGCATGACTACTCGCTCGACAGCGAGAGAAGGGACGTTTTCGCGAACCTCAACCAGCTTGCCGTCTCGCTGAACTACGACAATGTGCTCTGGGGCTACATGGTGCCGCTGGACGGATTCCGGGGCCAGATCGAGGTGGAGCAGGCCTTCAACCTGACCGGACAGGATTTCCAGTTCACGAGCTACAGCATCGACCTGAGGAAGTATTTCTTCATCTACAAGCGCTATACCTTCGCACTCAGGGGCAGCGCCGGGAAAATAACGGGCAAAGACAGCGAGTTCTTCAAGTTTTTCCTGGGCGGGTTCAACACCCTGCGCGGGCACCCCTTTCTCGAATATAGCGGCAATAATTACTTCCTCTGCAGCACGGAGTTCCGATTCATCTTCATCGAAGGGATCAAGATGGGGTGGCCCCTGTTCTTCCGGATCGGCGGTATTGGGGGGGTGCTCTTCAGCGATTTCGGTTCGGCCTGGGACGGGCGCTACCGCTTCATCGACAGCGAGACCGGCAATTTCGGCGATTTCAAGTCCGACGTGGGGTTTGGGTTCCGATTGACCCTGTTCCCGCTCATCATTATAAAGCTTGACTACGCCTGGGCATATTATTATAAGTCGTTCGGCAACAGGCATATCATATTCAGCCTGGGCTTCGAATACTAGGTGCGTACCATGCGTAAAGCCGAAATCAAACGCTCGACATCGGAGACCGATATTACCGTAAAGCTCGTGCTCGGAAGCCCGGACAAGCCGGTCGTTCGCTCGGGCGTGCCCTTCTTCGACCACATGCTGAACGCGATGGCGCGCCACGGGCACGTCTTTCTCGACCTTGAATGCAGGGGCGACAACGAGCTTGACGACCACCACTCCGTTGAGGATATCGGGATCTGCATGGGTAAGGCGTTCCGGAAGGCGATGGGCGACAAGGCCGGGATCGTGCGGTTCGGCCAGGCGACGGTACCCATGGACGACGCCCTGTGCCTCGCCGCCGTGGATATATCGGGCCGATGCTATTTCCGCTATACCGGCCCTGACCTGAAGGGATACATCGGGAACTACCACGAAGAGCTCACCCTTGAGTTCCTGCGTTCCTTCGCCGATAACGCCGGGATAAACCTGCATGTCATGCTGTACTATGGCGAAAACCGCCACCACATCCACGAGGCGATATTCAAGGCCCTGGGGATAGCCCTGTACCGTGCCTATTCGATCGATCCGGGTTACGCGGACCAGGTCCCCTCCACCAAGGATGTACTCGCATGATAACCGTCATCGATTACGGCATGGGCAACCTTCGCTCGGTGGTGAAGGCGATCGAGAAATACACCCCGGACGTCCGGGTATCGAGCGATCCCGCATCCATAAAGGATTCGGCCGGGCTCATCATGCCGGGGGACGGAGCGTTCGGGATGGCGATGCAGCACCTGCGTGAAATGGGCTGGCTCGAACCCCTGCTGGAATATATCCGCGGGGGCGGCTATTTCATGGGCATTTGCCTGGGATACCAGCTTCTTTTTTCCACAAGCGAGGAATTCGGGCACCACGAGGGTATGGGCGTAATCCCCGGAAAAGTCGTGCGCTTTCCCGCCGGGGATCTCAAGGTCCCGCACATGGGATGGAACGATGTGGCGCTCAGGCGCGATTCGGTGTTCCTGAAGGGAGTCCCCGACGGTTCGCATTTTTATTTCATCCACAGCTACTACCCCGAGATAGGCGATCCCTCCTGGGTACTGGGCGAGGTCCGCTACGGCGTATCGTTCCCCTGCATCGTGGGGAAAGGCAACGTGGTCGCCACGCAGTTCCACCCTGAAAAAAGCTGGAAGGTGGGCCTTAGGATAGTCGAAAACTTCGTCGGGGCGGTATGCTCGTAATTCCCGCCATCGACCTTCGAAATGGGAAATGCGTGCGGCTGATCCAGGGAGACCCGGAACGCATGACCGTATATTCCGACGATCCCGTGGAGATGGCGCGCCGCTTCCAGGACATGGGGGCGAGGCTCATTCACGTAGTGGACCTGGACGGGGCGTTCGAGGGGAAGCCGGTGAACGACGCGCTGGTGGTGCGGATGGCGGCCGCGGTGAAGGTTCCCCTCGAGATCGGGGGCGGCATCAGGAACGCCCAGGCCATCAGGCGCTATGCGGATGCGGGCATCGGGAGGATAATCATGGGCTCGGTCGTCCTGGACCCGGGGTTCGGGGAATTGCTCACGGAATTTGGAAAATATATAGTGGCGGGCGTCGATGCGCGTGACTCCATGGTCGCCGTGCACGGCTGGAAGACGGTGTCCGGGGTAAAGGCCTTCAATTTTATAAATATGTTGAAAAATTCGGGGCTCGATGAGATCATCTACACGGACATCTCCACCGACGGCATGCTCTCGGGTCCCAATATCGCCGCGATGAGACGCATCCTGGAGGATGTCCCGGGGATCAGGCTGGTCGCCTCGGGCGGTGTTTCCTCGATGACCGATATTGAGAATCTCGCCGAGCTGGAGCCCATGGGCCTTATAGGCTGCATCGTGGGAAAAGCGTACTACGACGGCAGGGTAGATTTGAAAGAGGCGTGTGCCAGGTTCGCATAAACGGTAAGGCGCGAACGGGGAGCCCGCTTCCCAGACCCGAATTGCGGAATAGCGGACGACACATAAAACGCTGCGTGAAGGGTAATCCCTGATGGATGACATGAAAGAGTTCGACATAGAAATAAAGATGCCCGTCGAGATCGAGCAGTACGAGCGGAAGATCTACGATCTCAAGCAGCTCATAGAAATAGGCAAGGGACTCAATTCCACCCTCGACTCGAATGTGCTGATAGAATCGATCCTTCTCACCTGCATGGGACATATGCGGCTCCTCAAGGCCGGTATCTTCCTGAAAAAAGGCATCGATGAAAACGTCTACATCCTGCATCGCAATTACAAGGGATTCGAGCTGGACCATTCGCTGGAATACGAGATCGCGACCGATTCCCGCTTCATCAAGTACATCGAGAACCATTTTCGGTGCTATTCCCCGGAAGAGCTTAACGTGATATTCCCGGACGACCCGGCGGTGAACACGCTCATGGTCATTCGCCCCACGCTTATCGTTCCGCTCAAGGGCAAGGGAAAGCTCAACGGGATCATCATCCTGGGGGAGCGCATCAATAACGCACCCTTCATGGAATCGGAAAAGGAATACCTCTTGAACATCGCCTCGCTCGCGGGAATATCCA is a window encoding:
- a CDS encoding DUF501 domain-containing protein; protein product: MSSNQITDCMNEIKPERFPSTPRDERVIRWQLGRDDIFLGGVVERCDYGFPRIMLLNPLPSDETRGGVRYEAVTNIIWLTCPFLNECIHELEQEGYIEKVSALIGGDLELRTKMEAAHARFYYLRKNFYKRYFGTAPEEDRASVFNVGIAGIRDIGAIKCLHAHFAHFRICDDNVAGVITSRLLNDKINCDEVRCRNAG
- the hisH gene encoding imidazole glycerol phosphate synthase subunit HisH, coding for MITVIDYGMGNLRSVVKAIEKYTPDVRVSSDPASIKDSAGLIMPGDGAFGMAMQHLREMGWLEPLLEYIRGGGYFMGICLGYQLLFSTSEEFGHHEGMGVIPGKVVRFPAGDLKVPHMGWNDVALRRDSVFLKGVPDGSHFYFIHSYYPEIGDPSWVLGEVRYGVSFPCIVGKGNVVATQFHPEKSWKVGLRIVENFVGAVCS
- the hisA gene encoding 1-(5-phosphoribosyl)-5-[(5-phosphoribosylamino)methylideneamino]imidazole-4-carboxamide isomerase, translated to MLVIPAIDLRNGKCVRLIQGDPERMTVYSDDPVEMARRFQDMGARLIHVVDLDGAFEGKPVNDALVVRMAAAVKVPLEIGGGIRNAQAIRRYADAGIGRIIMGSVVLDPGFGELLTEFGKYIVAGVDARDSMVAVHGWKTVSGVKAFNFINMLKNSGLDEIIYTDISTDGMLSGPNIAAMRRILEDVPGIRLVASGGVSSMTDIENLAELEPMGLIGCIVGKAYYDGRVDLKEACARFA
- a CDS encoding sensor domain-containing diguanylate cyclase, with product MKEFDIEIKMPVEIEQYERKIYDLKQLIEIGKGLNSTLDSNVLIESILLTCMGHMRLLKAGIFLKKGIDENVYILHRNYKGFELDHSLEYEIATDSRFIKYIENHFRCYSPEELNVIFPDDPAVNTLMVIRPTLIVPLKGKGKLNGIIILGERINNAPFMESEKEYLLNIASLAGISIQNASLYEMATTDMMTRLKIHHFFQAALVEEREKAVRQKTPLSLIMMDIDHFKKFNDTYGHTCGDIVLIHVAQIVMNSVRQIDVAARYGGEELAVILPGTSLESALVVAERIRKSIEDAKIMCGDIRLGVKISLGVTQFIPEADRDNKGIIERADRALYNSKTNGRNRVSFL
- the hisB gene encoding imidazoleglycerol-phosphate dehydratase HisB, whose amino-acid sequence is MRKAEIKRSTSETDITVKLVLGSPDKPVVRSGVPFFDHMLNAMARHGHVFLDLECRGDNELDDHHSVEDIGICMGKAFRKAMGDKAGIVRFGQATVPMDDALCLAAVDISGRCYFRYTGPDLKGYIGNYHEELTLEFLRSFADNAGINLHVMLYYGENRHHIHEAIFKALGIALYRAYSIDPGYADQVPSTKDVLA
- the nifJ gene encoding pyruvate:ferredoxin (flavodoxin) oxidoreductase — translated: MSETKKEMKSMDGNMAAAHVAYAFTEVAAIYPITPSSPIAEYIDDWAAAGKRNIFGNVIRVVELQSEAGAAGAVHGALQSGVLSSTYTASQGLLLMIPNMYKMSGELLPAVLHVTARSLSTHALSIFGDHSDVYAVRQTGFAMLASGSVQEVMDLGSVAHLAAIKGRVPFLHFFDGFRTSHEIQKIEVIDYNQLAGLLDYTALEEFRHRALNPENPVTRGTSQNPDIYFQMREASNRYYDAIPDMVEGYMREISNITGREYLPFNYYGAKDAEYVIVAMGSVTETLKEVIDVLVSQGEKVGLLSVHLYRPFSKKYFMKVIPSTVRRIAVLDRTKEPGANGGPLYREVREIFYTADKSPIVVGGIYGLSSKDVTPGRLLPVFDNLKSFEPKNFFTVGIIDDVTFRSLPIGEQRYLGPKNTFAAKFYGLGADGTVGANKNSMKIIGDNTGLYAQAYFAYDAKKSGGLTVSHLRFCKDPIKSTYLIHHPSFVACHVPSYIYQYDVLDGLDREGTFLLNSIWDAEETKRRLPDRMKKYLADYEIKFYVINATKIAEDLGLGNRTNSIMQAAFFKLSGVIEYEKAVEYMNKAIKKSYGLKGEHVVKMNIDAIAHAAEGLIKIEIPSEWKNISLLKSNNIFGKKSFVNKVFEPMNVQEGNQLSVSAFIDRPDGTFPQGTAALEKRGIAVKVPEWIPANCIQCNQCSYVCPHAVIRPFLLDAKEAASLPGGIPVLDGKGKDLDAYKFRIQVSVLDCTGCGNCADICPAKEKALVMMPLDSQLDQANNWMHMHHNVTYKDTVLPKTTIKGSQFAQPLFEFSGACSGCGETPYIKLLTQLFGDRMMIANATGCSSIYGGTAPSTPYTVNAKGRGPSWASSLFEDAAEYGYGMYLGVEHMKQRIIDLTKKFLEGGLSPETKLALGEWIENRNDAQKSIEITARLIPLLEAESDNSAKEILSLRQYLIKKSVWSIGGDGWAYDIGFGGLDHVIASGEDINLLVLDTEVYSNTGGQSSKSTPTAAVAKFAAAGKRIRKKDLGMMAMSYGYVYVAQIAMGASQMQTLRAIQEAEAYPGPSLVIAYSPCINHGLRNGMGKSQKEEKLAVESGYWATYRFNPLLEKEGKNPFTLDSKEPDWTKFQDFLSGEVRYSSLKKQFPEAADELFQAAETNAKWRYNSYRRLAALDYSK